GTTCACCGCGGCCGGCGCGACCGTGCACGGGGTCTCCACCCAACGCCCGGACGAACAGCGGGCGTTCGCGGAGCTGGAGGGGCTGCGGTTCCCGCTGCTCTCCGACGCCGGGCTGGCCCTCACGGCGGCGCTGCGCCTGCCGACGTTCCGGGCGGCGGGGGTCAGCCGGCTCAAGCGGCTGACCCTGGTCGTGGACCGGGACCGGACGGTCCGCGAGGCGCTGTACCCGATCGCGGACATCGAGGCGAGCGTGCGTACGGCGCTGGCCGTGGTCCGCGACGGCGCGGGCCGTACGGCGACGGAGGACCTCCCGGCCGGACCGTGAACCGGCGAACGTCAGGAGCCCGGGCGGCGGGACGCTACGGTGTCCCGACCGGTACATCGGACGACTGTACGAACGACAACACGACGGAGAAGCAGTGTCGCAGGACGCAGGGTGGGGCGGCGGCGCACACGGGGGCGCACATCTCGGGGGCTCGCCGTACGGCGGCGGACCGTACGGCGGACCTCCCGGCCCGCCGGGATGGGGCGGCTGGATGCCGCCGCCCAAGCCCGGAGTGATACCTCTCGCTCCCCTGCGGCTCGGGGACCTGCTGGGGGGCGCCTTCAGCACGATGGGCCGGTACTGGAAGCAGCTGTTCGGCATGGGCCTCGCGCTGTACGGCGGAGCCGTGCTCGTGATGGCCGCGGCGCTGGCCGTCGCCTACTCCGCCGTCAGCGACCATCTGGACCGCCTCGTGGCGCTCTCGTCGGGCGAGGAGCCCTCCTCCTCCGACTACGTACCGCTCCTGACCGCCTTCGGCATCGTCGCGCTGCTCGGCATCGTCGTCATGATCCTCGCGTCCGCCCTGATGTACGGATCCGTCCCGGCGATCCTCCAGGACGCGGTGCTGGGCCGGCGGGTCACCTTCGCCACCGTGTTCCGGCGCGCGTGGGTGCGCGTGCCCGCTCTCATCGGCACCGTCTTCCTCACGGCTCTGATCGCGACCGTGCCGATCGGCCTCGCCATAGTCGCCTTCATCGCCATGATGACCGCCTTCATCACCCTCGACGGCGGTTCCGGCGCCCTCACCATCATGTCGCTCGGCGCGCTGTGCGCCCTGCTCACGACACCGCCGGCGCTCTGGCTCTGGGTGAAGTTCTCCCTCGCCCCGGCGGCCGTGGTCTTCGAGGGGCAGGGCCCTGTCGGGGCGCTGCGCCGCTCGTCGCAGCTGGTGCGCGGCGACTGGTGGCGGGTTTTCGGGATCACCCTGCTGGCGAGCCTCATGACCGCCGTCGCCGCCTACATCATCCAGATGCCGTTCTCCGTCCTCGGCATGTTCCCGGGCATGATCAGCACCGCGGACCTGGACTCCGACCCGAGCGCCACCGCCGTGATCATCGCGATGAGCGGCTATCTGGTGGCGACGCTGCTCGGGCAGATGGTCGCCCAGATCGTCTCGGCGACGTTCCCGCAGCTGGTGAACGGTCTGCTCTACGTCGACCGGCGCATCCGGACGGAGAATCTGGGCCCGGTCCTGGCCGAGGCCGCCGCCGTACCCCAGCAGGGCGGCGCTCCGCAGTACGGCACCACGCCGTACGGCGGCTGACGCCACCCGGCCCGCTCAGTCCACGAGGGACCGCTTCGGGCTGAGGACGCAGAACTCGTTCCCCTCGGGATCCGCCAGCACCACCCAGTTCACGTCCCCCTGCCCGACATCCACCCGCCGTGCGCCGAGCCCGATGATGCGCTCGACCTCGGTGGTCTGGTCGTCGGGTGCGAGGTCGATGTGCAGCCGGTTCTTGACGGTCTTCGGCTCCTCCACCGGGACGAAGCACATACCGGGCATCGCGAACTCGTCGGCGCCGATGACGATCTCGTCCTTGTCCTCGAAGAGGATCCGCCAGTCCAGCACCGCGCACCAGAAGGAGGCGAGGGCGGGCAGATCGTGGGTGTCGACGACGTGGTGGTACAAGCGAACGGCCATGCCCATCAGTCTGTCGGCGGACATGGCCGTTCGCCATTCCGTACCGGGATCGGGGCCGGATCCCTTCACCCTCCCCCGGGCAGTCCGCGGGCCGGGACCAGCCGTCGGGCGGGCCGTGGGTCCTCGGGCGGAGACGGCGCGTCCCCGGCGGACCGCAGCGTGGCCAGATACCGATCCCTGGAGACCGGGGCGAATCCGATGTCCCGGATCTGCGGGCTGTCCCACTGCGCGTCGAGCAGGTGTACGCCGACGGCACCGGCCCGGTCCGCGAGATCGGCGAGCGCCACTTTCGAGGCGTCGGAGCGCCGGTGGAACATCGAGTCCAGGCTGAACACCGTCCCGGTCTGCATGCCGTAGGCCCCACCGATGAGGGTGTCGCCCTCCCAGACCTCCACGCTGTGCGCCGACCGCCCTGCGTTGAGCAGGGTCAGACTCTGCATCAGTTCCTCGGTCAGCCACTGCGGGCTGCGCCCGCGCCGGCACTCGTCGAGCACCTGGGGGAACGCCCGGTCGACCGTCGTGGTCCAGCCGAGACGGTTGCGGAGCCGGCGCGTCAGACCGTGCCCGATGTGGACGTCCCCGGGGGACGCGACGGGCCGCGGGTCGGGTGACCACCAGGCGACCTCGTAGGGGTTGCGCTTCCCGTCCCCGAGGATCGCGATCGCCCCTGACGCGACGTCCGCCTCGAACAGCGCCTCGTTCATCTGGCACGCGAAGGCGTCCTGCGCGGGGAAGGGGTACAGCCCCGCACGGTACGCCTCCAGCACCGTGTCCGGACTCAGGTCTCCGCAGAACGCGACAGGTCCGCCCGCGGGCGCGTGCGCGAGGTCGAGCGACGCCCAGGAGCCGCACCCGTTCACCATGCCCGTGGTCCTCTCCTCAGCCACTCCGCGGCGGGGCGAGATAGCCGTCGTCCAGCAACGAGTCGATGTACGTGTCGAGCAGTGCGGCGTCCACGGGGGGAATGCCGATACCGGTGCCGCGCAGGGCCCGTTCGGTGTTGGACCGCGTCGTGGAGGGGAAGTTCCGCTGGAAGTACATCTCCGCGACCGTGATGTCGGCGCGGGCACTCCGGTCGACGAACAACGCGACGAACGGGGTGACGGGGTGGGTCGGATGACCCGCCGCGTACCCCACCAGTTCGCGGACCCACGCGTCGTAGGGCAGCTTCCGCACGGGATAGCCGCGTGCCCCGAGCCGCTCCGCCAGATCGCCGATCATCGCGACCCGGGGGTTGGTGAGGTGGTAGACGTTCCCGGTGGCCGGCAGCCGGGTGGAGACATGGGCGACCACCCGGGCGAAACAGTCCGCCGGAATGAAGTCCAGGGGCAGGTCGACGTCCGGGAAGAAGGACGTATCGGCGATGAACCTGATGAGCGCGCACATCTCCGTGCCGGTGTTCATCACTCCCGTGGTCCGGTCCCCCGTCACGTCGTTGGGACGGTAGACGGCGACCGGCAGTCCCCGGGCCGCGGCATTGTGGAGCAGCTTCTCGGCCGCCCACTTGGACTCCACGTACCCGACCCCCAGATGCCCGGCGTGCGACAGCGGCGTCTCCTCCGTGGCGTGCCGTACGCCTGCCGCCCCGAGGCCGGCGAGCACCGCCATGCTGGATATGTAGTGCACGGGAATGGAGCGCAGCGCACCGGCGAGCCGGATGACCTCCCGGGTGCCGCTGACGTTCGCGTCCCTCAACTCGGCGTACGGGTAGATGAAGTTGACCTGGCCGCCGCAGTGGTACACGAGGTCCATCGTCGCCGCGAGGTGCTCGAACCGGTCCTCCGGCAGCCCGAGGAGCGGCTTCGCCAGATCGCCGACGACGGGGAGGACCCGGCCGGGGGGAAGGTCCCGCAGGAGGTAGCGCTGGTGTGCGCCGCGGATGCGTTCCAGGGCGTGCTCCTCGTCCGCCGCACGCACCAGGCAGTGGATCCTCGCCCGGGTGGACGTCAGCAGCGTGCCGAGCAGGTGCGTTCCGCAGAACCCCGTGGCGCCGGTGAGGAGGATCTCCGTCGGGTGCTCCGGGTGCGGGGCGCGGCCGGTGGAGCGGCGGACCGGCACGGTCAGCAGGTCGGCCTCGGCGTCGAAGTCCGGGGGCACGGCCGGTGTGCCGTCCGTGGTGCCTGCCCGCGCCGCCAGGACGACGTCGGCGAAGGCGTGCAGACGGGCGTCGCGCAGGAGCGAGCGGGTCAGGTTCCGGATCTCCGTCACGCCGATCCCGAACATGATGCGGGCGCGCGCCATCATCTCCATGGCGAGCAGGGAGTTCCCGCCCAGTTCGAAGAAGTCGTCGGCCGGTCCCACATGGTCGATGTCCAGGATCTGCGCCCACAGCTGCGCCATTCCGGTCTGTACGGACGGGTGTTCCGCCGGGCCGTGCCCGACGGGTGCCGTCCCGCGGCGCGTGAGGGCGCGGTGGTCGGTCTTCCCGTTGCGGGTGACGGGGAGTTCACCGACGGCGGTGAGGGTCGCCGGAACCATGTGTC
The Streptomyces sp. NBC_00234 DNA segment above includes these coding regions:
- a CDS encoding DUF7847 domain-containing protein; the encoded protein is MSQDAGWGGGAHGGAHLGGSPYGGGPYGGPPGPPGWGGWMPPPKPGVIPLAPLRLGDLLGGAFSTMGRYWKQLFGMGLALYGGAVLVMAAALAVAYSAVSDHLDRLVALSSGEEPSSSDYVPLLTAFGIVALLGIVVMILASALMYGSVPAILQDAVLGRRVTFATVFRRAWVRVPALIGTVFLTALIATVPIGLAIVAFIAMMTAFITLDGGSGALTIMSLGALCALLTTPPALWLWVKFSLAPAAVVFEGQGPVGALRRSSQLVRGDWWRVFGITLLASLMTAVAAYIIQMPFSVLGMFPGMISTADLDSDPSATAVIIAMSGYLVATLLGQMVAQIVSATFPQLVNGLLYVDRRIRTENLGPVLAEAAAVPQQGGAPQYGTTPYGG
- a CDS encoding VOC family protein, translating into MAVRLYHHVVDTHDLPALASFWCAVLDWRILFEDKDEIVIGADEFAMPGMCFVPVEEPKTVKNRLHIDLAPDDQTTEVERIIGLGARRVDVGQGDVNWVVLADPEGNEFCVLSPKRSLVD
- a CDS encoding leucyl/phenylalanyl-tRNA--protein transferase translates to MVNGCGSWASLDLAHAPAGGPVAFCGDLSPDTVLEAYRAGLYPFPAQDAFACQMNEALFEADVASGAIAILGDGKRNPYEVAWWSPDPRPVASPGDVHIGHGLTRRLRNRLGWTTTVDRAFPQVLDECRRGRSPQWLTEELMQSLTLLNAGRSAHSVEVWEGDTLIGGAYGMQTGTVFSLDSMFHRRSDASKVALADLADRAGAVGVHLLDAQWDSPQIRDIGFAPVSRDRYLATLRSAGDAPSPPEDPRPARRLVPARGLPGGG